From Marinoscillum sp. 108, a single genomic window includes:
- a CDS encoding rhodanese-like domain-containing protein has product MRKARNFFFFLLSILWLPACGQKTFDEKMESLYRNTVPVIQADKLKDKLTKEGVYLLDTRAPEEFGVSHIAGAHLIDFDNFKISMVREIPKDAEVVVYCSVGYRSERIGEELLAAGYQHVSNLYGGIFNWKNQGNTIINKNNLPTDSVHTYNKNWSQWLYNGIKVYE; this is encoded by the coding sequence ATGAGAAAAGCGCGTAACTTTTTTTTCTTTTTGCTCAGTATCCTTTGGCTTCCTGCCTGCGGGCAAAAGACCTTTGACGAAAAGATGGAAAGTTTATACCGCAATACGGTGCCGGTCATACAGGCTGATAAACTGAAAGACAAACTAACAAAAGAAGGAGTATACCTACTCGACACGCGGGCACCCGAAGAATTTGGCGTAAGCCATATTGCAGGGGCTCATTTGATAGATTTTGATAACTTTAAAATCTCCATGGTGCGGGAGATTCCCAAAGATGCAGAAGTGGTAGTCTACTGCTCTGTGGGCTACCGCAGCGAGCGGATCGGGGAAGAGCTACTGGCTGCAGGCTACCAGCATGTCAGCAATCTTTACGGAGGCATTTTCAACTGGAAAAACCAGGGGAATACAATAATCAATAAAAACAATCTACCCACTGACAGTGTGCACACGTACAATAAAAACTGGTCTCAGTGGCTCTATAATGGCATAAAAGTATATGAGTGA
- a CDS encoding glycosyltransferase 87 family protein, giving the protein MMPKQDKTAVLAAVFIFFAGISATGLLIPRHHGWMLLFAYFSAFFAYFWLCKSEIKLHHLLAIGLAARLILFLGLPSLSDDLYRFIWDGTLLREGFSPYARLPAEYLTQGIQGVDQQLYDQLNSQPYYSVYPPLNQLFFWISASIGTSWLAQANVLRVVLLMADLGSVYFLYRLLQLHQKDLSVIGWFFLNPLLILEATGNIHFEGLVVFFLLLGLYAFEKNRMISSGIGLGLAAATKLLPLIFLPAIVIRKWFRDGATVGIVAGLVVSIGLIPFINSAILSGMQSSLGLYFQKFEFNASVYFLLREVGFWLKGYNIIGILGPALSGITILGIVGLALRGQRRKWPVHKTMLFSLSLYLLLATTVHPWYILPLIALGLLSGFYYPITWALMIFVTYFGYQEAGFELSAIWVVLEYGVVLSTFAIELIRSHEKSA; this is encoded by the coding sequence ATGATGCCAAAGCAGGATAAAACGGCTGTGCTTGCGGCAGTTTTTATCTTTTTTGCAGGTATTTCTGCGACCGGCCTTCTCATCCCCCGACATCATGGCTGGATGCTACTGTTTGCGTATTTCTCTGCCTTTTTCGCCTACTTCTGGCTTTGCAAAAGCGAGATCAAACTCCATCACCTCCTGGCCATAGGGCTGGCGGCCCGGCTCATCCTGTTCCTGGGACTTCCCTCACTGTCCGATGATCTCTACCGGTTCATTTGGGACGGCACCCTCCTCCGTGAAGGCTTTTCTCCATATGCCCGGTTGCCTGCAGAATACCTCACACAGGGAATTCAAGGTGTGGATCAGCAATTGTACGATCAGCTGAACTCTCAACCGTACTACTCAGTGTATCCACCTCTCAATCAACTGTTTTTTTGGATCAGTGCCTCTATAGGTACCTCCTGGCTGGCTCAAGCCAACGTACTGAGGGTGGTACTGTTGATGGCTGACCTGGGTAGTGTTTACTTTTTATACCGACTACTTCAATTACACCAAAAAGACCTCTCTGTCATCGGCTGGTTTTTTCTCAATCCTTTACTGATTCTGGAAGCCACTGGCAACATACACTTTGAAGGATTGGTCGTCTTTTTCCTTTTGCTTGGCCTATACGCCTTTGAAAAAAACCGGATGATCAGCAGCGGCATTGGACTAGGGCTGGCAGCCGCTACCAAGCTCCTGCCACTGATCTTCCTGCCGGCCATAGTGATTAGAAAATGGTTCAGGGATGGAGCCACTGTGGGGATAGTAGCTGGCCTGGTGGTCAGCATCGGCCTTATCCCGTTTATCAACTCAGCCATTCTTTCGGGCATGCAGTCCAGCCTGGGTCTTTACTTTCAGAAATTTGAATTCAATGCAAGCGTATATTTCCTTTTGCGAGAGGTCGGTTTTTGGCTGAAAGGGTATAATATCATTGGCATACTTGGCCCTGCCCTTTCGGGCATCACCATACTGGGCATAGTGGGACTGGCCCTGAGGGGTCAAAGAAGAAAATGGCCCGTGCACAAAACCATGCTCTTCTCCCTTTCGCTATATCTCCTGCTGGCTACCACTGTACATCCCTGGTATATTTTGCCACTTATCGCCCTTGGGTTACTTTCCGGGTTTTACTATCCCATTACCTGGGCATTGATGATTTTCGTTACCTATTTTGGCTATCAGGAGGCCGGATTCGAACTATCTGCCATTTGGGTTGTTTTGGAATATGGTGTGGTGCTAAGCACCTTTGCAATAGAACTCATCAGATCTCATGAGAAAAGCGCGTAA
- a CDS encoding CopD family protein, giving the protein MDYLNVKALHIIFIVTWFAGLFYIVRLFIYQTEAQLKPEPEKTILSEQLAIMARRLWLGITWPSAILTLIFGSWLLILQPAWLQQSFMHIKLTFVFFLFLYHFSCHYLYKKLQKGETKFTSNQLRIWNEVATLFLVAIVFLIVVKNQISWIWGTIGIFTFALALMLAIKLYKRIREQSR; this is encoded by the coding sequence ATGGACTATTTAAATGTAAAAGCGCTTCATATCATCTTCATTGTCACCTGGTTTGCGGGGCTGTTTTATATTGTGAGGCTTTTCATTTATCAGACTGAGGCGCAGCTTAAACCAGAGCCGGAAAAGACCATTTTGAGCGAACAACTGGCCATTATGGCGCGCAGACTTTGGCTTGGCATTACCTGGCCGTCAGCCATTCTCACCCTGATTTTCGGTTCGTGGCTCCTCATTTTGCAGCCCGCCTGGCTTCAACAATCTTTCATGCACATCAAGCTCACTTTTGTGTTTTTTCTGTTCCTCTATCATTTTAGCTGCCACTACCTCTACAAAAAATTACAAAAAGGAGAAACTAAATTCACCTCCAATCAATTAAGAATCTGGAACGAAGTAGCCACATTGTTTCTGGTGGCCATCGTATTTCTGATCGTTGTAAAAAATCAAATAAGCTGGATATGGGGTACCATCGGCATTTTCACTTTTGCCCTAGCACTCATGCTGGCCATCAAACTTTATAAAAGAATAAGAGAACAATCAAGATGA
- a CDS encoding SCO family protein: protein MNKFNLLFLLGLTLSGCGEVKSNYELPILGRSEINESVVNGETVYDTIYHTIPDFQFVDQDSSLITNETFSGQVYVADFFFTSCPTICPVMKQQMLRVYEAYKDHPEVAILSHTIDPEYDTVALLNDFAERLGVSSNTWHFVTGDKDEIYDIAEKSYMVVANEDETAPGGFIHSGAFLLIDQQRRIRGVYDGTVPEQVDILIHDIARLTTKNTDEKL, encoded by the coding sequence ATGAACAAGTTTAACCTGTTATTCCTCCTAGGGCTAACCCTTTCTGGCTGTGGAGAAGTGAAGTCCAACTACGAGCTCCCCATCCTGGGCCGATCGGAAATTAATGAATCGGTCGTCAATGGCGAAACAGTGTATGACACCATCTATCACACCATTCCCGATTTCCAGTTTGTAGATCAGGACAGCAGCCTGATCACCAATGAAACCTTCTCTGGGCAGGTGTATGTGGCTGATTTCTTTTTTACCTCCTGCCCCACCATATGCCCGGTAATGAAGCAGCAAATGCTGAGGGTATACGAGGCATACAAAGACCATCCTGAAGTGGCGATCCTATCGCACACCATTGACCCGGAATATGACACTGTGGCACTGCTCAATGACTTTGCTGAGCGACTGGGGGTGTCCTCAAACACCTGGCATTTCGTAACGGGAGATAAGGACGAAATCTATGATATTGCTGAGAAAAGCTACATGGTAGTGGCCAATGAAGACGAAACCGCCCCCGGTGGATTCATTCATAGCGGCGCCTTTTTGTTAATTGATCAGCAAAGAAGAATCAGGGGAGTATATGATGGCACAGTGCCAGAGCAGGTGGATATCCTGATCCACGACATTGCCCGACTGACTACCAAAAACACCGATGAAAAACTTTAA
- a CDS encoding TIGR04282 family arsenosugar biosynthesis glycosyltransferase, which yields MSDNSENLLIIFVKNLIPGAVKTRLAKDIGIDGALDVYKYLVEHTFEVTQDLDCAKAVFYSEYVEIEDTWDTEKYKLFVQKGPDLGDRMMNAFKHGFDKKFKKVVIIGSDCFELKGTHIEEAFDQLDKNDIVIGPATDGGYYLIGMNKLYPQLFHDKKYSHDKVMMDVLTEIGEMNASFHLLPELNDIDTFQDLKDSDIEFEFVDPDDADL from the coding sequence ATGAGTGACAACAGCGAAAACCTACTGATCATTTTTGTAAAGAACCTGATCCCCGGAGCGGTAAAAACCCGCCTGGCTAAGGATATAGGGATAGATGGAGCACTGGATGTCTACAAGTATCTTGTAGAACACACCTTCGAAGTGACACAGGATCTGGACTGTGCAAAGGCGGTGTTTTATTCGGAGTATGTGGAAATAGAAGACACCTGGGACACAGAAAAATACAAGCTCTTTGTGCAAAAAGGCCCGGATCTGGGAGATAGGATGATGAACGCCTTCAAGCATGGGTTTGATAAGAAATTCAAAAAAGTAGTGATCATAGGGTCTGATTGTTTCGAGCTGAAAGGCACACACATTGAAGAGGCCTTTGATCAATTGGACAAAAACGATATCGTGATAGGACCAGCCACCGATGGAGGGTATTATCTGATCGGGATGAATAAGCTTTACCCGCAGCTTTTTCATGACAAAAAGTACAGCCACGACAAAGTAATGATGGATGTACTCACGGAGATCGGAGAGATGAATGCCAGTTTTCACCTGCTACCTGAACTCAATGACATTGACACCTTTCAGGACCTGAAGGACTCCGACATAGAATTTGAATTTGTAGACCCGGATGATGCAGACCTCTAA
- a CDS encoding cellulose synthase family protein produces MEWIVIFGYSFALLIISLFSLEQLYLAFLYRKGKKNHVHKPLHEFPLVTVQLPIYNEKYVIERLIDCVCALDYPKDKLEIQVLDDSTDETSDLVVAKIAEWTEKGINIRQVIRSERIGFKAGALQYGLQKARGEYIAIFDADFLPDSDFLLKTLPAFEEGTGMVQTRWGHINQEYSILTRMQAFGLNAHFTVEQGARNSSGKFMNFNGTAGIWRKTCIEEAGGWQHDTLTEDLDLSYRAQLKGWKFQYLEDVTSPAELPVLVTAIKSQQYRWNKGAAETARKNCVSILKSSQSFQVKLHALLHLFNSSVFLFLLLAAVLSIPVLFVKSTQPVFEIIFNLGGVFIVGFVGMTIFYWVSARAATPHFSLKYYLIHFPLFLTFSMGMALHNAIAVTEGYLGIKSPFIRTPKFNIRSKKDSWKGNSYLTKGIAPLTIMEGLLALYFVFGVVTGIQIQNFGLLLFHTMLALGFGAVFFLSIKPFNDAKAG; encoded by the coding sequence ATGGAGTGGATCGTTATTTTTGGATATTCTTTTGCCCTGCTGATTATTAGTCTTTTCAGCTTGGAACAGCTATACCTGGCCTTTCTCTACCGAAAAGGAAAAAAGAATCATGTCCACAAGCCTCTCCACGAATTCCCGCTCGTGACCGTGCAGTTGCCTATATACAATGAGAAATACGTCATCGAGCGACTCATTGACTGTGTGTGTGCCCTGGACTACCCCAAGGATAAATTGGAGATTCAGGTGCTAGATGACTCCACAGATGAAACCAGTGATTTGGTGGTGGCCAAAATAGCCGAGTGGACTGAAAAAGGAATCAACATCCGTCAGGTGATTCGCTCAGAGCGCATTGGATTTAAAGCAGGGGCCCTCCAATATGGCCTGCAGAAAGCTAGGGGTGAATACATCGCCATATTTGATGCAGATTTTCTCCCCGATTCCGACTTTCTCCTGAAAACATTACCCGCATTTGAAGAAGGCACAGGAATGGTGCAGACACGCTGGGGCCATATCAACCAGGAATACAGCATTCTCACGCGGATGCAGGCCTTCGGGCTGAACGCACACTTTACCGTGGAGCAGGGCGCACGAAACTCCTCTGGTAAATTCATGAACTTTAACGGCACCGCCGGCATCTGGCGAAAGACCTGCATAGAAGAAGCTGGGGGCTGGCAACACGACACACTCACCGAAGATCTGGACCTCAGCTACAGGGCACAGCTCAAGGGGTGGAAGTTTCAATACCTGGAAGATGTGACCAGTCCTGCCGAGCTGCCTGTATTGGTCACGGCCATCAAATCACAGCAGTATCGGTGGAACAAGGGTGCGGCCGAAACGGCCCGAAAGAATTGTGTGAGTATCCTAAAGTCGAGCCAATCCTTTCAGGTGAAGCTGCATGCACTGCTTCATTTGTTCAACAGCTCAGTCTTCCTCTTCTTACTTCTGGCAGCGGTATTGTCGATCCCTGTTTTGTTCGTCAAAAGCACTCAGCCAGTTTTCGAAATCATTTTTAACCTGGGCGGAGTGTTTATCGTCGGCTTTGTGGGAATGACTATCTTCTACTGGGTATCAGCACGAGCGGCTACTCCCCATTTTTCACTGAAGTATTACCTGATTCATTTTCCTTTGTTTCTGACCTTTTCCATGGGCATGGCGCTGCACAATGCCATCGCTGTGACAGAAGGTTATCTGGGCATTAAATCACCCTTCATTCGTACGCCAAAGTTTAATATCAGATCCAAAAAAGACAGTTGGAAAGGGAATAGCTACCTGACCAAAGGAATTGCTCCACTCACCATTATGGAAGGCCTGCTGGCACTGTATTTTGTTTTTGGGGTGGTGACGGGCATCCAAATACAGAACTTTGGCCTCCTCCTTTTTCACACGATGCTCGCCCTGGGGTTTGGAGCGGTGTTTTTCCTTTCGATCAAGCCTTTCAATGATGCCAAAGCAGGATAA
- a CDS encoding Crp/Fnr family transcriptional regulator, which produces MSDQSKLWYFEDVDLFEILCPAKTPSMEEKHSPNVFKKDEFIYFPDQPSLNIYMIASGRIKIGSYTEEGKEIVKAILTKGEVFGELALAGEDRRSDFAQAMDDDTRVCPMTIEDLKELMKDSQELSLKIFKILGFRLRKMERRIESLVFKDARSRIVDFLKEMAEEKGQKVGFEMMIKNHLTHKDIASLTGTSRQTVTTVMNELREENVINFDRRRILIRDMARLS; this is translated from the coding sequence ATGAGTGATCAATCTAAGCTCTGGTATTTTGAAGACGTAGATTTATTTGAAATACTGTGTCCTGCGAAGACTCCCAGCATGGAGGAAAAGCACAGCCCCAATGTTTTCAAAAAGGATGAATTTATCTATTTCCCTGATCAGCCCTCCCTGAACATTTACATGATCGCCTCTGGACGGATAAAGATAGGGAGCTACACTGAGGAAGGTAAGGAGATTGTAAAAGCCATTCTTACCAAAGGAGAGGTTTTTGGAGAACTCGCATTGGCGGGAGAGGACAGGCGGTCAGATTTTGCTCAGGCCATGGATGATGACACACGGGTCTGCCCGATGACCATAGAAGACCTGAAGGAATTGATGAAGGACAGTCAGGAACTCAGTCTTAAGATTTTCAAAATTTTGGGCTTTAGGCTTCGCAAGATGGAGCGCCGGATAGAATCGCTGGTCTTCAAGGATGCCAGGTCTAGGATCGTTGATTTTCTAAAGGAAATGGCGGAGGAAAAAGGTCAAAAAGTAGGTTTTGAAATGATGATTAAGAATCATCTTACCCACAAGGACATTGCCAGTCTTACGGGCACTTCCAGACAGACAGTCACCACGGTGATGAACGAGCTCCGGGAAGAAAACGTGATCAACTTTGATCGGAGAAGAATCCTCATTCGGGATATGGCCCGCCTGAGCTAG